The Chloroflexota bacterium genome contains the following window.
AATCCACGCCTTGGCCGTGTTCGGGCTGATCCCGGCATCGCTTGCCAGACTGGAATAATTGAGCAATTGCCCGGCGCGCCCGGCGCATAGCTGGATGAACCGAATAAAGGCGTTAATATCGCCGATATTTTTCATCATGCGCACGTCTCTTTCGACATACGTTTGAATATAAGCCGGATAAAAATCAACCGGGGCGATATCCCGATCATAAATGCGCGGGTATTGGCCGTTGAAAATCAGGCTTTCATAGTGATCGAAGCTGAACGCGCCGTTTTCGAGTTCCGAGAGCGAGAAAGGCAGCAAATGCAAAATGGCGGTTCGTCCGGCCAGCGTCTGGCTGATCTTTTCCATCAACAGGAAGTTCGACGAGCCGGTCAGGATAAATTGGATATTGCGGTTCGTATCCACAATTGTCTGGATATAGGAAAATAGCTCAGGTGTGTTTTGGATTTCATCCAGAATGGCCCCCGCGGGATAGTTTGACAAGAAACCGCGCGGATCGGTGAGGGCAATCTGGCGAATATCCGGTTCCTCCAGTGAAACATAGGACAGCATCGGAAACGCCGCTCTGACCAGGGTGGTCTTACCCGATTGGCGCGGCCCGGTCAGGGTGATCACCTGGAATTTTTGTGCCAGGGCGGTGAGTTTATCCGTAAGAGTTCTTGCGATCATGG
Protein-coding sequences here:
- a CDS encoding ATP-binding protein, with translation MIARTLTDKLTALAQKFQVITLTGPRQSGKTTLVRAAFPMLSYVSLEEPDIRQIALTDPRGFLSNYPAGAILDEIQNTPELFSYIQTIVDTNRNIQFILTGSSNFLLMEKISQTLAGRTAILHLLPFSLSELENGAFSFDHYESLIFNGQYPRIYDRDIAPVDFYPAYIQTYVERDVRMMKNIGDINAFIRFIQLCAGRAGQLLNYSSLASDAGISPNTAKAWISILEASYILYRLPPYHKNFNKRLVKSPKLYFYDTGVVCSLLGIREERQVSLHYMKGALFENLMINEFIKRSFHRGERGSLYFWQDSRGKEIDCLLVEGETIVPVEIKSGKTISGSYFDNLKYWRQLANMPKDAGYVVYGGEQSMQTSAGTFVSWRQLDRI